Proteins encoded together in one Musa acuminata AAA Group cultivar baxijiao chromosome BXJ3-6, Cavendish_Baxijiao_AAA, whole genome shotgun sequence window:
- the LOC135641843 gene encoding ras-related protein RABA2a-like: protein MEDRRREMARRGGLEDEYDYLFKVVLIGDSGVGKSNLLSRFTRNHFSIDSKSTIGVEFATRTLQVEGKTVKAQIWDTAGQERYRAITSAYYRGALGALLVYDVTKPKSFENVDRWLKELRDHADANIVVMLIGNKTDLKHLRAVASEDAQSFAEKEGLSFVETSALEATNVEKAFQIVLAEIYRIISKKSLASSTQPPTEGIKEGSTIVVSGSDTSSTQTRCCST from the exons ATGGAGGACAGACGGAGGGAGATGGCGAGGCGAGGGGGGCTGGAGGATGAGTACGATTATCTGTTCAAGGTGGTGCTGATCGGCGACTCCGGCGTCGGCAAATCCAACCTCCTCTCCCGCTTCACCCGCAACCACTTCTCCATCGACTCCAAGTCCACCATCGGCGTCGAATTCGCCACACGAACCCTCCAG GTAGAAGGCAAGACAGTGAAAGCACAGATATGGGACACAGCAGGCCAGGAACGATACCGGGCAATTACCAGTGCTTACTACCGCGGTGCTCTTGGTGCACTGCTCGTCTACGACGTAACCAAACCGAAGTCCTTCGAGAATGTCGACCGGTGGCTCAAGGAGCTGCGTGATCACGCCGACGCCAACATCGTGGTCATGCTCATCGGCAACAAGACTGATCTCAAACACCTTCGTGCCGTCGCCTCCGAGGACGCACAGAGCTTCGCTGAGAAGGAAGGTCTCTCCTTCGTCGAGACCTCTGCGCTCGAGGCCACAAACGTGGAGAAGGCCTTTCAGATCGTTCTCGCGGAGATATATCGGATCATCAGTAAGAAGTCCTTGGCGTCGTCAACTCAGCCTCCTACAGAAGGAATCAAAGAAGGGAGCACAATTGTGGTTTCAGGGTCTGATACAAGCAGTACACAAACTAGGTGCTGCTCCACATAG